The Odocoileus virginianus isolate 20LAN1187 ecotype Illinois chromosome 3, Ovbor_1.2, whole genome shotgun sequence genome includes a window with the following:
- the PDE4C gene encoding 3',5'-cyclic-AMP phosphodiesterase 4C isoform X1: METPRVQEGLEASGELNRARGRQGIARAPKHLWRQPRRPIRIQQRFHSDPDKSAGRRERDLSLRPALEKSRRSWPTSFRRRLDLENGLPCGRSILDPQAGSGFGRIAQAPAQHSQRRESFLYRSDSDHELSSKTMSRNSSVASDLHGEDLIVTPFAQVLASLRTVRSNVAALAHLQDRGAAKQACVCNTPSGSQPPPPTEDTGQKLALETLDELDWCLDQLETLQTRHSVGEMASNKFKRMLNRELTHLSETSRSGNQVSEYISQTFLEKQTEVELSRATPAEPLKPVSQISSLRGLPHSSSLSTATVPRFGVQTDQEGQLAKELEDPNKWGLDVFKVAELSGNRPLTAIMFSIFQERDLLKTFQIPADTLATYLLMLEGHYHNDVAYHNSLHAADVTQSTHVLLATPALEAVFTDLEVLAAIFASAIHDVDHPGVSNQFLINTNSELALMYNDASVLENHHLAVGFKLLQAENCDIFQNLSTKQRLSLRRMVIDIVLATDMSKHMNLLADLKTMVETKKVTSLGVLLLDNYSDRIQVLQSLVHCADLSNPTKPLPLYRQWTDRIMAEFFQQGDSERESGLDISPMCDKHTASVEKSQVGFIDYIAHPLWETWADLVHPDAQDLLDTLEDNREWYQSKIPRSPEDPTSPKQGSPDRFQFQLTLEEEEEEEALDGEASKPPDTELLPSEASPDPGASPDPGAPHLDYQRTVGKPCMDHEGNVMAEPLGT, from the exons ATGGAGACCCCGAGGGTCCAAGAAGGGCTAGAGGCATCCGGCGAGTTGAATCGCGCTCGCGGCCGCCAAGGCATAGCCAGGGCCCCGAAGCACCTGTGGCGGCAGCCCCGGCGCCCCATCCGCATCCAGCAGCGCTTCCACTCAGACCCGGACAAGTCTGCGGGCCGCAGGGAGCGGGACTTGAGCCTGCGGCCGGCCCTCGAGAAGTCGCGGCGCTCCTGGCCCACCTCCTTCCGCAGGCG CTTGGACCTGGAAAATGGGCTCCCGTGTGGGAGAAGCATCCTGGACCCTCAGGCCGGGTCTGGCTTTGGCCGGATCGCCCAGGCGCCTGCGCAGCACAGTCAGAGGCGAGAGTCGTTCCTCTACCGCTCGGACAGTGACCACGAACTCTCATCCAAAACCATGTCTCGGAACTCCTCTGTGGCCAGCGACCT ACACGGAGAAGACCTGATTGTGACGCCCTTTGCCCAG GTCCTAGCCAGTCTGCGGACAGTTCGGAGCAACGTTGCGGCCCTTGCCCACTTGCAAGATCGCGGGGCAGCCAA GCAGGCGTGCGTCTGTAACACCCCATCTGGCAGCCAACCCCCTCCACCAACAG AAGACACTGGGCAGAAGCTGGCTTTGGAGACACTGGACGAGCTGGACTGGTGTCTGGATCAGCTGGAGACATTGCAGACGCGGCACTCAGTGGGGGAGATGGCCTCCAACAAG TTCAAGCGGATGCTGAACCGGGAGCTGACTCACCTGTCTGAAACCAGCCGCTCAGGGAACCAAGTGTCCGAGTACATATCCCAAACCTTCCTGG AGAAGCAGACTGAGGTGGAGTTATCCAGGGCGACCCCTGCAGAGCCCCTGAAGCCCGTGTCCCAGATCAGCAGCCTGCGTGGACTTCCCCACAGTTCCAGTCTTTCCACAGCCACTGTCCCACGCTTTGGGGTCCAGACGGATCAGGAGGGGCAACTGGCCAAG GAACTGGAAGACCCCAACAAGTGGGGGCTTGATGTGTTCAAGGTGGCAGAGCTCAGTGGGAACCGGCCTCTCACAGCGATCATGTTCAGCATCTTTCAG GAACGGGACCTGCTCAAGACATTTCAGATCCCAGCAGACACGCTTGCCACCTACCTACTGATGCTGGAGGGTCACTACCACAATGATGTGGCCTACCACAACAGCCTACATGCTGCTGATGTGACCCAGTCCACACACGTGCTGCTGGCCACTCCTGCGCTCGAG GCCGTGTTCACAGACCTGGAAGTCCTGGCTGCCATCTTTGCAAGTGCCATCCATGACGTGGACCATCCGGGGGTCTCCAATCAGTTTCTCATTAACACCA ACTCAGAGCTTGCACTTATGTACAATGATGCCTCTGTGCTGGAGAACCACCACCTGGCTGTGGGCTTCAAGCTGCTGCAAGCAGAGAACTGTGACATCTTTCAGAACCTCAGCACCAAGCAGCGGCTGAGTCTGCGCAGGATGGTCATTGACATA GTGCTGGCCACAGACATGTCCAAACACATGAACCTCCTGGCTGACCTCAAGACCATGGTGGAGACCAAGAAGGTGACAAGTCTTGGAGTCTTGCTGCTAGACAACTACTCTGACCGCATCCAG GTCTTGCAAAGCCTGGTACACTGTGCTGACCTCAGCAACCCCACCAAGCCGCTACCACTCTACCGCCAGTGGACAGACCGTATCATGGCCGAGTTCTTCCAGCAGGGCGACTCTGAACGGGAATCAGGCCTGGACATCAGCCCCATGTGTGATAAGCACACGGCTTCAGTGGAGAAGTCCCAG GTGGGTTTCATTGACTATATTGCACATCCACTGTGGGAGACATGGGCTGACCTGGTACACCCAGATGCACAGGACCTGCTGGACACTCTGGAGGACAACCGCGAGTGGTACCAGAGCAAGATCCCACGCAGCCCTGAGGACCCCACCAGCCCCAAGCAGGGCAGCCCTGACAGATTTCAGTTTCAGCTcactctggaggaggaagaagaggaggaagcatTGGATGGGGAGGCCTCAAAGCCACCTGACACTGAGCTCCTACCCTCTGAGGCCAGTCCAGACCCTGGAGCTAGCCCAGACCCTGGGGCCCCACACCTGGATTACCAGAGGACTGTGGGCAAGCCCTGCATGGACCATGAGGGCAATGTAATGGCTGAGCCTTTGGGCACCTAA
- the PDE4C gene encoding 3',5'-cyclic-AMP phosphodiesterase 4C isoform X2 → METPRVQEGLEASGELNRARGRQGIARAPKHLWRQPRRPIRIQQRFHSDPDKSAGRRERDLSLRPALEKSRRSWPTSFRRRLDLENGLPCGRSILDPQAGSGFGRIAQAPAQHSQRRESFLYRSDSDHELSSKTMSRNSSVASDLHGEDLIVTPFAQVLASLRTVRSNVAALAHLQDRGAAKQACVCNTPSGSQPPPPTDTGQKLALETLDELDWCLDQLETLQTRHSVGEMASNKFKRMLNRELTHLSETSRSGNQVSEYISQTFLEKQTEVELSRATPAEPLKPVSQISSLRGLPHSSSLSTATVPRFGVQTDQEGQLAKELEDPNKWGLDVFKVAELSGNRPLTAIMFSIFQERDLLKTFQIPADTLATYLLMLEGHYHNDVAYHNSLHAADVTQSTHVLLATPALEAVFTDLEVLAAIFASAIHDVDHPGVSNQFLINTNSELALMYNDASVLENHHLAVGFKLLQAENCDIFQNLSTKQRLSLRRMVIDIVLATDMSKHMNLLADLKTMVETKKVTSLGVLLLDNYSDRIQVLQSLVHCADLSNPTKPLPLYRQWTDRIMAEFFQQGDSERESGLDISPMCDKHTASVEKSQVGFIDYIAHPLWETWADLVHPDAQDLLDTLEDNREWYQSKIPRSPEDPTSPKQGSPDRFQFQLTLEEEEEEEALDGEASKPPDTELLPSEASPDPGASPDPGAPHLDYQRTVGKPCMDHEGNVMAEPLGT, encoded by the exons ATGGAGACCCCGAGGGTCCAAGAAGGGCTAGAGGCATCCGGCGAGTTGAATCGCGCTCGCGGCCGCCAAGGCATAGCCAGGGCCCCGAAGCACCTGTGGCGGCAGCCCCGGCGCCCCATCCGCATCCAGCAGCGCTTCCACTCAGACCCGGACAAGTCTGCGGGCCGCAGGGAGCGGGACTTGAGCCTGCGGCCGGCCCTCGAGAAGTCGCGGCGCTCCTGGCCCACCTCCTTCCGCAGGCG CTTGGACCTGGAAAATGGGCTCCCGTGTGGGAGAAGCATCCTGGACCCTCAGGCCGGGTCTGGCTTTGGCCGGATCGCCCAGGCGCCTGCGCAGCACAGTCAGAGGCGAGAGTCGTTCCTCTACCGCTCGGACAGTGACCACGAACTCTCATCCAAAACCATGTCTCGGAACTCCTCTGTGGCCAGCGACCT ACACGGAGAAGACCTGATTGTGACGCCCTTTGCCCAG GTCCTAGCCAGTCTGCGGACAGTTCGGAGCAACGTTGCGGCCCTTGCCCACTTGCAAGATCGCGGGGCAGCCAA GCAGGCGTGCGTCTGTAACACCCCATCTGGCAGCCAACCCCCTCCACCAACAG ACACTGGGCAGAAGCTGGCTTTGGAGACACTGGACGAGCTGGACTGGTGTCTGGATCAGCTGGAGACATTGCAGACGCGGCACTCAGTGGGGGAGATGGCCTCCAACAAG TTCAAGCGGATGCTGAACCGGGAGCTGACTCACCTGTCTGAAACCAGCCGCTCAGGGAACCAAGTGTCCGAGTACATATCCCAAACCTTCCTGG AGAAGCAGACTGAGGTGGAGTTATCCAGGGCGACCCCTGCAGAGCCCCTGAAGCCCGTGTCCCAGATCAGCAGCCTGCGTGGACTTCCCCACAGTTCCAGTCTTTCCACAGCCACTGTCCCACGCTTTGGGGTCCAGACGGATCAGGAGGGGCAACTGGCCAAG GAACTGGAAGACCCCAACAAGTGGGGGCTTGATGTGTTCAAGGTGGCAGAGCTCAGTGGGAACCGGCCTCTCACAGCGATCATGTTCAGCATCTTTCAG GAACGGGACCTGCTCAAGACATTTCAGATCCCAGCAGACACGCTTGCCACCTACCTACTGATGCTGGAGGGTCACTACCACAATGATGTGGCCTACCACAACAGCCTACATGCTGCTGATGTGACCCAGTCCACACACGTGCTGCTGGCCACTCCTGCGCTCGAG GCCGTGTTCACAGACCTGGAAGTCCTGGCTGCCATCTTTGCAAGTGCCATCCATGACGTGGACCATCCGGGGGTCTCCAATCAGTTTCTCATTAACACCA ACTCAGAGCTTGCACTTATGTACAATGATGCCTCTGTGCTGGAGAACCACCACCTGGCTGTGGGCTTCAAGCTGCTGCAAGCAGAGAACTGTGACATCTTTCAGAACCTCAGCACCAAGCAGCGGCTGAGTCTGCGCAGGATGGTCATTGACATA GTGCTGGCCACAGACATGTCCAAACACATGAACCTCCTGGCTGACCTCAAGACCATGGTGGAGACCAAGAAGGTGACAAGTCTTGGAGTCTTGCTGCTAGACAACTACTCTGACCGCATCCAG GTCTTGCAAAGCCTGGTACACTGTGCTGACCTCAGCAACCCCACCAAGCCGCTACCACTCTACCGCCAGTGGACAGACCGTATCATGGCCGAGTTCTTCCAGCAGGGCGACTCTGAACGGGAATCAGGCCTGGACATCAGCCCCATGTGTGATAAGCACACGGCTTCAGTGGAGAAGTCCCAG GTGGGTTTCATTGACTATATTGCACATCCACTGTGGGAGACATGGGCTGACCTGGTACACCCAGATGCACAGGACCTGCTGGACACTCTGGAGGACAACCGCGAGTGGTACCAGAGCAAGATCCCACGCAGCCCTGAGGACCCCACCAGCCCCAAGCAGGGCAGCCCTGACAGATTTCAGTTTCAGCTcactctggaggaggaagaagaggaggaagcatTGGATGGGGAGGCCTCAAAGCCACCTGACACTGAGCTCCTACCCTCTGAGGCCAGTCCAGACCCTGGAGCTAGCCCAGACCCTGGGGCCCCACACCTGGATTACCAGAGGACTGTGGGCAAGCCCTGCATGGACCATGAGGGCAATGTAATGGCTGAGCCTTTGGGCACCTAA
- the PDE4C gene encoding 3',5'-cyclic-AMP phosphodiesterase 4C isoform X6 — translation MQGTPAPAPAPGPSSPRGSPRGSPGLFRKLLVNQSIRLQRRFTLAHPLCLDLENGLPCGRSILDPQAGSGFGRIAQAPAQHSQRRESFLYRSDSDHELSSKTMSRNSSVASDLHGEDLIVTPFAQVLASLRTVRSNVAALAHLQDRGAAKQACVCNTPSGSQPPPPTEDTGQKLALETLDELDWCLDQLETLQTRHSVGEMASNKFKRMLNRELTHLSETSRSGNQVSEYISQTFLEKQTEVELSRATPAEPLKPVSQISSLRGLPHSSSLSTATVPRFGVQTDQEGQLAKELEDPNKWGLDVFKVAELSGNRPLTAIMFSIFQERDLLKTFQIPADTLATYLLMLEGHYHNDVAYHNSLHAADVTQSTHVLLATPALEAVFTDLEVLAAIFASAIHDVDHPGVSNQFLINTNSELALMYNDASVLENHHLAVGFKLLQAENCDIFQNLSTKQRLSLRRMVIDIVLATDMSKHMNLLADLKTMVETKKVTSLGVLLLDNYSDRIQVLQSLVHCADLSNPTKPLPLYRQWTDRIMAEFFQQGDSERESGLDISPMCDKHTASVEKSQVGFIDYIAHPLWETWADLVHPDAQDLLDTLEDNREWYQSKIPRSPEDPTSPKQGSPDRFQFQLTLEEEEEEEALDGEASKPPDTELLPSEASPDPGASPDPGAPHLDYQRTVGKPCMDHEGNVMAEPLGT, via the exons ATGCAGGGTACCCCTGCTCCCGCCCCGGCCCCTGGGCCCAGCTCTCCTCGGGGCTCCCCGCGCGGCTCCCCCGGGCTCTTCAGGAAGCTGCTGGTGAACCAGAGCATCCGCCTGCAGCGGCGCTTCACCTTGGCCCATCCGCTGTG CTTGGACCTGGAAAATGGGCTCCCGTGTGGGAGAAGCATCCTGGACCCTCAGGCCGGGTCTGGCTTTGGCCGGATCGCCCAGGCGCCTGCGCAGCACAGTCAGAGGCGAGAGTCGTTCCTCTACCGCTCGGACAGTGACCACGAACTCTCATCCAAAACCATGTCTCGGAACTCCTCTGTGGCCAGCGACCT ACACGGAGAAGACCTGATTGTGACGCCCTTTGCCCAG GTCCTAGCCAGTCTGCGGACAGTTCGGAGCAACGTTGCGGCCCTTGCCCACTTGCAAGATCGCGGGGCAGCCAA GCAGGCGTGCGTCTGTAACACCCCATCTGGCAGCCAACCCCCTCCACCAACAG AAGACACTGGGCAGAAGCTGGCTTTGGAGACACTGGACGAGCTGGACTGGTGTCTGGATCAGCTGGAGACATTGCAGACGCGGCACTCAGTGGGGGAGATGGCCTCCAACAAG TTCAAGCGGATGCTGAACCGGGAGCTGACTCACCTGTCTGAAACCAGCCGCTCAGGGAACCAAGTGTCCGAGTACATATCCCAAACCTTCCTGG AGAAGCAGACTGAGGTGGAGTTATCCAGGGCGACCCCTGCAGAGCCCCTGAAGCCCGTGTCCCAGATCAGCAGCCTGCGTGGACTTCCCCACAGTTCCAGTCTTTCCACAGCCACTGTCCCACGCTTTGGGGTCCAGACGGATCAGGAGGGGCAACTGGCCAAG GAACTGGAAGACCCCAACAAGTGGGGGCTTGATGTGTTCAAGGTGGCAGAGCTCAGTGGGAACCGGCCTCTCACAGCGATCATGTTCAGCATCTTTCAG GAACGGGACCTGCTCAAGACATTTCAGATCCCAGCAGACACGCTTGCCACCTACCTACTGATGCTGGAGGGTCACTACCACAATGATGTGGCCTACCACAACAGCCTACATGCTGCTGATGTGACCCAGTCCACACACGTGCTGCTGGCCACTCCTGCGCTCGAG GCCGTGTTCACAGACCTGGAAGTCCTGGCTGCCATCTTTGCAAGTGCCATCCATGACGTGGACCATCCGGGGGTCTCCAATCAGTTTCTCATTAACACCA ACTCAGAGCTTGCACTTATGTACAATGATGCCTCTGTGCTGGAGAACCACCACCTGGCTGTGGGCTTCAAGCTGCTGCAAGCAGAGAACTGTGACATCTTTCAGAACCTCAGCACCAAGCAGCGGCTGAGTCTGCGCAGGATGGTCATTGACATA GTGCTGGCCACAGACATGTCCAAACACATGAACCTCCTGGCTGACCTCAAGACCATGGTGGAGACCAAGAAGGTGACAAGTCTTGGAGTCTTGCTGCTAGACAACTACTCTGACCGCATCCAG GTCTTGCAAAGCCTGGTACACTGTGCTGACCTCAGCAACCCCACCAAGCCGCTACCACTCTACCGCCAGTGGACAGACCGTATCATGGCCGAGTTCTTCCAGCAGGGCGACTCTGAACGGGAATCAGGCCTGGACATCAGCCCCATGTGTGATAAGCACACGGCTTCAGTGGAGAAGTCCCAG GTGGGTTTCATTGACTATATTGCACATCCACTGTGGGAGACATGGGCTGACCTGGTACACCCAGATGCACAGGACCTGCTGGACACTCTGGAGGACAACCGCGAGTGGTACCAGAGCAAGATCCCACGCAGCCCTGAGGACCCCACCAGCCCCAAGCAGGGCAGCCCTGACAGATTTCAGTTTCAGCTcactctggaggaggaagaagaggaggaagcatTGGATGGGGAGGCCTCAAAGCCACCTGACACTGAGCTCCTACCCTCTGAGGCCAGTCCAGACCCTGGAGCTAGCCCAGACCCTGGGGCCCCACACCTGGATTACCAGAGGACTGTGGGCAAGCCCTGCATGGACCATGAGGGCAATGTAATGGCTGAGCCTTTGGGCACCTAA
- the PDE4C gene encoding 3',5'-cyclic-AMP phosphodiesterase 4C isoform X4, producing METPRVQEGLEASGELNRARGRQGIARAPKHLWRQPRRPIRIQQRFHSDPDKSAGRRERDLSLRPALEKSRRSWPTSFRRRLDLENGLPCGRSILDPQAGSGFGRIAQAPAQHSQRRESFLYRSDSDHELSSKTMSRNSSVASDLHGEDLIVTPFAQVLASLRTVRSNVAALAHLQDRGAAKQACVCNTPSGSQPPPPTEDTGQKLALETLDELDWCLDQLETLQTRHSVGEMASNKFKRMLNRELTHLSETSRSGNQVSEYISQTFLEKQTEVELSRATPAEPLKPVSQISSLRGLPHSSSLSTATVPRFGVQTDQEGQLAKVAELSGNRPLTAIMFSIFQERDLLKTFQIPADTLATYLLMLEGHYHNDVAYHNSLHAADVTQSTHVLLATPALEAVFTDLEVLAAIFASAIHDVDHPGVSNQFLINTNSELALMYNDASVLENHHLAVGFKLLQAENCDIFQNLSTKQRLSLRRMVIDIVLATDMSKHMNLLADLKTMVETKKVTSLGVLLLDNYSDRIQVLQSLVHCADLSNPTKPLPLYRQWTDRIMAEFFQQGDSERESGLDISPMCDKHTASVEKSQVGFIDYIAHPLWETWADLVHPDAQDLLDTLEDNREWYQSKIPRSPEDPTSPKQGSPDRFQFQLTLEEEEEEEALDGEASKPPDTELLPSEASPDPGASPDPGAPHLDYQRTVGKPCMDHEGNVMAEPLGT from the exons ATGGAGACCCCGAGGGTCCAAGAAGGGCTAGAGGCATCCGGCGAGTTGAATCGCGCTCGCGGCCGCCAAGGCATAGCCAGGGCCCCGAAGCACCTGTGGCGGCAGCCCCGGCGCCCCATCCGCATCCAGCAGCGCTTCCACTCAGACCCGGACAAGTCTGCGGGCCGCAGGGAGCGGGACTTGAGCCTGCGGCCGGCCCTCGAGAAGTCGCGGCGCTCCTGGCCCACCTCCTTCCGCAGGCG CTTGGACCTGGAAAATGGGCTCCCGTGTGGGAGAAGCATCCTGGACCCTCAGGCCGGGTCTGGCTTTGGCCGGATCGCCCAGGCGCCTGCGCAGCACAGTCAGAGGCGAGAGTCGTTCCTCTACCGCTCGGACAGTGACCACGAACTCTCATCCAAAACCATGTCTCGGAACTCCTCTGTGGCCAGCGACCT ACACGGAGAAGACCTGATTGTGACGCCCTTTGCCCAG GTCCTAGCCAGTCTGCGGACAGTTCGGAGCAACGTTGCGGCCCTTGCCCACTTGCAAGATCGCGGGGCAGCCAA GCAGGCGTGCGTCTGTAACACCCCATCTGGCAGCCAACCCCCTCCACCAACAG AAGACACTGGGCAGAAGCTGGCTTTGGAGACACTGGACGAGCTGGACTGGTGTCTGGATCAGCTGGAGACATTGCAGACGCGGCACTCAGTGGGGGAGATGGCCTCCAACAAG TTCAAGCGGATGCTGAACCGGGAGCTGACTCACCTGTCTGAAACCAGCCGCTCAGGGAACCAAGTGTCCGAGTACATATCCCAAACCTTCCTGG AGAAGCAGACTGAGGTGGAGTTATCCAGGGCGACCCCTGCAGAGCCCCTGAAGCCCGTGTCCCAGATCAGCAGCCTGCGTGGACTTCCCCACAGTTCCAGTCTTTCCACAGCCACTGTCCCACGCTTTGGGGTCCAGACGGATCAGGAGGGGCAACTGGCCAAG GTGGCAGAGCTCAGTGGGAACCGGCCTCTCACAGCGATCATGTTCAGCATCTTTCAG GAACGGGACCTGCTCAAGACATTTCAGATCCCAGCAGACACGCTTGCCACCTACCTACTGATGCTGGAGGGTCACTACCACAATGATGTGGCCTACCACAACAGCCTACATGCTGCTGATGTGACCCAGTCCACACACGTGCTGCTGGCCACTCCTGCGCTCGAG GCCGTGTTCACAGACCTGGAAGTCCTGGCTGCCATCTTTGCAAGTGCCATCCATGACGTGGACCATCCGGGGGTCTCCAATCAGTTTCTCATTAACACCA ACTCAGAGCTTGCACTTATGTACAATGATGCCTCTGTGCTGGAGAACCACCACCTGGCTGTGGGCTTCAAGCTGCTGCAAGCAGAGAACTGTGACATCTTTCAGAACCTCAGCACCAAGCAGCGGCTGAGTCTGCGCAGGATGGTCATTGACATA GTGCTGGCCACAGACATGTCCAAACACATGAACCTCCTGGCTGACCTCAAGACCATGGTGGAGACCAAGAAGGTGACAAGTCTTGGAGTCTTGCTGCTAGACAACTACTCTGACCGCATCCAG GTCTTGCAAAGCCTGGTACACTGTGCTGACCTCAGCAACCCCACCAAGCCGCTACCACTCTACCGCCAGTGGACAGACCGTATCATGGCCGAGTTCTTCCAGCAGGGCGACTCTGAACGGGAATCAGGCCTGGACATCAGCCCCATGTGTGATAAGCACACGGCTTCAGTGGAGAAGTCCCAG GTGGGTTTCATTGACTATATTGCACATCCACTGTGGGAGACATGGGCTGACCTGGTACACCCAGATGCACAGGACCTGCTGGACACTCTGGAGGACAACCGCGAGTGGTACCAGAGCAAGATCCCACGCAGCCCTGAGGACCCCACCAGCCCCAAGCAGGGCAGCCCTGACAGATTTCAGTTTCAGCTcactctggaggaggaagaagaggaggaagcatTGGATGGGGAGGCCTCAAAGCCACCTGACACTGAGCTCCTACCCTCTGAGGCCAGTCCAGACCCTGGAGCTAGCCCAGACCCTGGGGCCCCACACCTGGATTACCAGAGGACTGTGGGCAAGCCCTGCATGGACCATGAGGGCAATGTAATGGCTGAGCCTTTGGGCACCTAA
- the PDE4C gene encoding 3',5'-cyclic-AMP phosphodiesterase 4C isoform X5: MQGTPAPAPAPGPSSPRGSPRGSPGLFRKLLVNQSIRLQRRFTLAHPLCLDLENGLPCGRSILDPQAGSGFGRIAQAPAQHSQRRESFLYRSDSDHELSSKTMSRNSSVASDLHGEDLIVTPFAQVLASLRTVRSNVAALAHLQDRGAAKQACVCNTPSGSQPPPPTDTGQKLALETLDELDWCLDQLETLQTRHSVGEMASNKFKRMLNRELTHLSETSRSGNQVSEYISQTFLEKQTEVELSRATPAEPLKPVSQISSLRGLPHSSSLSTATVPRFGVQTDQEGQLAKELEDPNKWGLDVFKVAELSGNRPLTAIMFSIFQERDLLKTFQIPADTLATYLLMLEGHYHNDVAYHNSLHAADVTQSTHVLLATPALEAVFTDLEVLAAIFASAIHDVDHPGVSNQFLINTNSELALMYNDASVLENHHLAVGFKLLQAENCDIFQNLSTKQRLSLRRMVIDIVLATDMSKHMNLLADLKTMVETKKVTSLGVLLLDNYSDRIQVLQSLVHCADLSNPTKPLPLYRQWTDRIMAEFFQQGDSERESGLDISPMCDKHTASVEKSQVGFIDYIAHPLWETWADLVHPDAQDLLDTLEDNREWYQSKIPRSPEDPTSPKQGSPDRFQFQLTLEEEEEEEALDGEASKPPDTELLPSEASPDPGASPDPGAPHLDYQRTVGKPCMDHEGNVMAEPLGT; this comes from the exons ATGCAGGGTACCCCTGCTCCCGCCCCGGCCCCTGGGCCCAGCTCTCCTCGGGGCTCCCCGCGCGGCTCCCCCGGGCTCTTCAGGAAGCTGCTGGTGAACCAGAGCATCCGCCTGCAGCGGCGCTTCACCTTGGCCCATCCGCTGTG CTTGGACCTGGAAAATGGGCTCCCGTGTGGGAGAAGCATCCTGGACCCTCAGGCCGGGTCTGGCTTTGGCCGGATCGCCCAGGCGCCTGCGCAGCACAGTCAGAGGCGAGAGTCGTTCCTCTACCGCTCGGACAGTGACCACGAACTCTCATCCAAAACCATGTCTCGGAACTCCTCTGTGGCCAGCGACCT ACACGGAGAAGACCTGATTGTGACGCCCTTTGCCCAG GTCCTAGCCAGTCTGCGGACAGTTCGGAGCAACGTTGCGGCCCTTGCCCACTTGCAAGATCGCGGGGCAGCCAA GCAGGCGTGCGTCTGTAACACCCCATCTGGCAGCCAACCCCCTCCACCAACAG ACACTGGGCAGAAGCTGGCTTTGGAGACACTGGACGAGCTGGACTGGTGTCTGGATCAGCTGGAGACATTGCAGACGCGGCACTCAGTGGGGGAGATGGCCTCCAACAAG TTCAAGCGGATGCTGAACCGGGAGCTGACTCACCTGTCTGAAACCAGCCGCTCAGGGAACCAAGTGTCCGAGTACATATCCCAAACCTTCCTGG AGAAGCAGACTGAGGTGGAGTTATCCAGGGCGACCCCTGCAGAGCCCCTGAAGCCCGTGTCCCAGATCAGCAGCCTGCGTGGACTTCCCCACAGTTCCAGTCTTTCCACAGCCACTGTCCCACGCTTTGGGGTCCAGACGGATCAGGAGGGGCAACTGGCCAAG GAACTGGAAGACCCCAACAAGTGGGGGCTTGATGTGTTCAAGGTGGCAGAGCTCAGTGGGAACCGGCCTCTCACAGCGATCATGTTCAGCATCTTTCAG GAACGGGACCTGCTCAAGACATTTCAGATCCCAGCAGACACGCTTGCCACCTACCTACTGATGCTGGAGGGTCACTACCACAATGATGTGGCCTACCACAACAGCCTACATGCTGCTGATGTGACCCAGTCCACACACGTGCTGCTGGCCACTCCTGCGCTCGAG GCCGTGTTCACAGACCTGGAAGTCCTGGCTGCCATCTTTGCAAGTGCCATCCATGACGTGGACCATCCGGGGGTCTCCAATCAGTTTCTCATTAACACCA ACTCAGAGCTTGCACTTATGTACAATGATGCCTCTGTGCTGGAGAACCACCACCTGGCTGTGGGCTTCAAGCTGCTGCAAGCAGAGAACTGTGACATCTTTCAGAACCTCAGCACCAAGCAGCGGCTGAGTCTGCGCAGGATGGTCATTGACATA GTGCTGGCCACAGACATGTCCAAACACATGAACCTCCTGGCTGACCTCAAGACCATGGTGGAGACCAAGAAGGTGACAAGTCTTGGAGTCTTGCTGCTAGACAACTACTCTGACCGCATCCAG GTCTTGCAAAGCCTGGTACACTGTGCTGACCTCAGCAACCCCACCAAGCCGCTACCACTCTACCGCCAGTGGACAGACCGTATCATGGCCGAGTTCTTCCAGCAGGGCGACTCTGAACGGGAATCAGGCCTGGACATCAGCCCCATGTGTGATAAGCACACGGCTTCAGTGGAGAAGTCCCAG GTGGGTTTCATTGACTATATTGCACATCCACTGTGGGAGACATGGGCTGACCTGGTACACCCAGATGCACAGGACCTGCTGGACACTCTGGAGGACAACCGCGAGTGGTACCAGAGCAAGATCCCACGCAGCCCTGAGGACCCCACCAGCCCCAAGCAGGGCAGCCCTGACAGATTTCAGTTTCAGCTcactctggaggaggaagaagaggaggaagcatTGGATGGGGAGGCCTCAAAGCCACCTGACACTGAGCTCCTACCCTCTGAGGCCAGTCCAGACCCTGGAGCTAGCCCAGACCCTGGGGCCCCACACCTGGATTACCAGAGGACTGTGGGCAAGCCCTGCATGGACCATGAGGGCAATGTAATGGCTGAGCCTTTGGGCACCTAA